GCGGCACGTCCGCGTCACGCGTCAGCGAGCCCGCCTCGGGCCACTCGTGGCGGAACGTGCCGGGCATGCCCAGCAGGTCGACGACGGTCTGGCCCGACTCGACGCGCAGGTATCGGCCGTGGAGCGGCATGACGCCCATCGCCTCGAGCCGGGCGGCGATGGTGTCGCCATCGTGGTTGCCGATGATGCCGAAGCTGCCGAGCCGCGCGACCCCGCGAAACCCGTCGAGCACGGCCGCCAGCGTCGCGATGTGCCGCGTCGGCGTCAGCTTGTCGTCGACGAAGTCGCCCGTGAACAGCAACAGGTCCGGCGGATCGCGACGAAGCTCCTCCGCCAGCCGAACCAGCCCGCGCGGCACCGTCCGCCGAAGGTGCAGGTCGCTCAGGTGGACGATCCGCAGACCCGCCTCCGGCAGACGAGCCGCGGCAATTGGCAGCGTGGCCGTGACCCGTCGAAGCCGTCTCGGGGGGCCGATCTGCAGCCACGGGCCGGGTTCGACGTCGATGCTCGGCTCGGGCGAATCGACCAAGACCATCGACACTACCGGCTAACCTGCAGGAGCGACATGACGACTGACACGACGACCCAGCTTCCCCCGCGCTACGAAGCCGCCGACGTTCAGAAGGAGGTCGAGCAGGTCTGGGAGGCCGAGCGCTGCTTCCACGCCGAGCCGGACGCGACGAAGGAGCCGTTCTGCATCGTCATCCCGCCGCCGAACGTGACGGCCCGCCTGCACCTCGGGCACGCGTTCAACAACACGATCCAGGACATCCTCGTCCGCCACGCCCGCATGCAGGGCAAGAACGCCGTCTGGATTCCCGGCACCGACCACGCCGGCATCGCGACGCAGACGGTGGTCGAGAAACGTCTCCTGCAGACCGAGGGCAAGCGTCGCACCGACTACGACCGCGACGAGTTCGTCGCCAAGGTGCAGGCGTGGAAGGACGAGTATGAACAGGTCATCCTCGGCCAGCTCAAGGCGATGGGCTGCAGCTGTGATTACGAACGCACCTGCTTCACGATGGACGAGCAGCGGAGCAAGGCCGTCCGGGAGGCCTTCTTCCGCCTCTTCAAGGACGGTCTCATCTACCGCGGCAAACGCCTCGTCAACTGGGACCCGGCAACGCAAACGGCGCTCGCCGATGACGAGGTCGAGAACGAGGAGATCGACGGGCACTTCTACTACCTGAAGTATCCGCTCGTCGGTTCCGACGAGACGATCACCGTCGCGACGACGCGTCCCGAGACGATGCTCGGCGACACGGCCGTTGCGATCAACCCGAAAGACCCGCGGGCGGAGTCGCTGCGCGGGGTGAAGGTGCTGCTGCCGATCGTGGAGCGTGAGATCCCGATTGTCGAAGACGACTACGTCGTCATGCCGGGGGACGAGGATGATCCGAAGGCGAAGTTCGCCACCGGATTCCTGAAGGTGACGCCGGCCCACGATCCGAACGACTGGGACATCGGCCAGCGCCACGACCTCGAGGTCATCAACACGATGGCCCCCGACGCGTCGATCAGCGACGCCCACGGCTGGACCGCCGAAACCGACGCCGCCAAGCAGTTCGTCGGCCTGAGTCGTGAGGAAGCCCGCAAACAGATCGTCGCCTGGTTCAAGGACAACGGCCTGTTGGAGAAGGTCGTCCCATACCGCCACAGCGTCGGCCACAGCTACCGCAGCCACGTCCCGGTCGAGCCGTACCTGAGCGACCAGTGGTACGTCGCCGTCCAGAAGCCGATCCCGTGGATGGAAGACACCGGCCTCGTCGAAGGCACTGACGTCCCGGCGAACAGCTTGGCGGGCCTGGCGTTGATGGCGCTCGAAGGAACTCCCGCGAGCCCCGAGCGTGAGCGAGGGGTTTTGGACAAACAGCAGACACCCCTCGCTCACGCTCGGGGCTCGAGGGGTGAGACGTTGTCGTACCTCATCACGTTCACGACCTACGGAACGTGGCTTCAGGGACGCGAGCCCGGAAGCGCGGACCGAAAGGGACACAACATCCCGGGTGAGCCGTACCTCGTCGGGGACGAGGCAGAGGAGCGTCGACAGTTTGCTCGTCTCAAGCACGCGCCGACAGAACTGCATGAAAGTCAACGAACCACAACTCAAAACGCGATCATCGGCGTATGCGAGCATCGCGGCTGGACGCTCCACGCGTTGCATGTCCGCTCGAATCACTTGCATGCCGTTGTCAGCGCAGACGCGACACCCGAGAAGGTGATGTCTGACTTCAAGGCGCGTGCGACGCGGTCGTTGCGAGAAGCAAACTTGGCGGGAGCAGACCAAAAGGTCTGGACGCGTCATGGAAGCACGCGATACCTGAAGTCGACTGCTTCGCTTGACGGAGCGATTCGCTACACCGTCGATCAGCAAGGTCGTCCGCTCAGTCCCGCACCTTTTCGAGAAGAACCCGCGAGCCCCGAGCATGAGCGAGGGGTTTCTGGGAATCGCTCAGAACCCCTCGCTCATGCTCGGGGCTCGCAAGGGGGTTCTGCGGTCGCTTCGCTTGGCGACGACGTGCTGACGTTCGTGCCGGAGCGGTATTCGAAGACGTACCGCCAATGGAACGCCGCCCTCCGCGACTGGTGCATCAGCCGCCAACTCTGGTGGGGACACCGGATTCCGGTGTGGAGCGAGCAAGTCGGCGTTCCCACTCAATCAGTTCCTGCAATCTTCAATTCACTCGATGCTCAGAGCAAGATGTCGGGCAATGGAGCAACCGAGCAATGTGCGTTTGCAATTCAGGAGCTGTCATCTGGCGGGGAAGCTCGAAAAGCACTCAGCTTCGATGCCCGCTACCAAGCATCGGATGCGTGGCGTGAGGAAGCCGCCTTCATGATGAAGTCTGGATTTTCGCAAGACCCCGACGTCCTCGATACCTGGTTCTCCAGTGCGCTGTGGCCCATGAGCACCCTCGGCTGGCCTGAGCGGACGACGGCGTTGGAGATCTGGAACCCAACCAGTGTCCTGTGCACGGCGCGTGAGATCATCACACTCTGGGTCTCGCGGATGGTGATGTTCAATCGCTACATGCTCGCCCACCCGGACGAGCAGTCACGAAAAACCAATGCGAGCCCTGAGCGTGAGCGAGGGGTTTCGGACGATCAGGCAGAACCCCTCGCTCACGCTCGGGGCTCGCAAAGTGACGACTCGCGGAACCTCCCTTTCCACAACGTCTTCATCCACGCCATGATCCAGGATGGGCATGGGCAGAAGATGTCCAAATCCCTCGGCAACGGCGTGGATCCTTTGGACATCATCGACTCCCACGGGGCCGACGCGATGCGGTTCACGCTGGCCGGGATGGCGACGCACACGCAGGACGTCCGGCTGCCAGTCGATGCGGTCGATCCGCACACCGGCGAGACGTTCGA
This genomic window from Planctomycetota bacterium contains:
- a CDS encoding class I tRNA ligase family protein; translated protein: MTTDTTTQLPPRYEAADVQKEVEQVWEAERCFHAEPDATKEPFCIVIPPPNVTARLHLGHAFNNTIQDILVRHARMQGKNAVWIPGTDHAGIATQTVVEKRLLQTEGKRRTDYDRDEFVAKVQAWKDEYEQVILGQLKAMGCSCDYERTCFTMDEQRSKAVREAFFRLFKDGLIYRGKRLVNWDPATQTALADDEVENEEIDGHFYYLKYPLVGSDETITVATTRPETMLGDTAVAINPKDPRAESLRGVKVLLPIVEREIPIVEDDYVVMPGDEDDPKAKFATGFLKVTPAHDPNDWDIGQRHDLEVINTMAPDASISDAHGWTAETDAAKQFVGLSREEARKQIVAWFKDNGLLEKVVPYRHSVGHSYRSHVPVEPYLSDQWYVAVQKPIPWMEDTGLVEGTDVPANSLAGLALMALEGTPASPERERGVLDKQQTPLAHARGSRGETLSYLITFTTYGTWLQGREPGSADRKGHNIPGEPYLVGDEAEERRQFARLKHAPTELHESQRTTTQNAIIGVCEHRGWTLHALHVRSNHLHAVVSADATPEKVMSDFKARATRSLREANLAGADQKVWTRHGSTRYLKSTASLDGAIRYTVDQQGRPLSPAPFREEPASPEHERGVSGNRSEPLAHARGSQGGSAVASLGDDVLTFVPERYSKTYRQWNAALRDWCISRQLWWGHRIPVWSEQVGVPTQSVPAIFNSLDAQSKMSGNGATEQCAFAIQELSSGGEARKALSFDARYQASDAWREEAAFMMKSGFSQDPDVLDTWFSSALWPMSTLGWPERTTALEIWNPTSVLCTAREIITLWVSRMVMFNRYMLAHPDEQSRKTNASPERERGVSDDQAEPLAHARGSQSDDSRNLPFHNVFIHAMIQDGHGQKMSKSLGNGVDPLDIIDSHGADAMRFTLAGMATHTQDVRLPVDAVDPHTGETFEAQTFKNAAGYVVAKPIQEHKGNRSVSGYGLATGEATPSDDVPLARNTSSKFDLGRNFCNKLWNASRFVIGNLQDAGAEAPGSGATTDAAPTSEPGASAPASTGPLQVTDRWILSRLSQTVAACDGALSDYRFDRYTTACYDFFWRDFCDWYVESTKPRTKANDAVAKQVLAVCLDWSLRLMHPIVPFATERLWWSLNEAAAERGVGDYACPASERCITAAWPSDVPAADKQAIADVDRLRELVLAVRQLRADHKVEPKRVVPVHLKGITLDDARQAFETWANAELVDAESAASAAASAKVGDVDILVGGIIDEAADAARNEKERAALEKQVKSLKGRLANKGYTDKAPPHLVQETRDQLAAAEKQLAEL
- a CDS encoding metallophosphoesterase; the encoded protein is MVDSPEPSIDVEPGPWLQIGPPRRLRRVTATLPIAAARLPEAGLRIVHLSDLHLRRTVPRGLVRLAEELRRDPPDLLLFTGDFVDDKLTPTRHIATLAAVLDGFRGVARLGSFGIIGNHDGDTIAARLEAMGVMPLHGRYLRVESGQTVVDLLGMPGTFRHEWPEAGSLTRDADVPLVVLNHYPDEVRRLSLLRPDLYLAGHTHGGQIALPTRPLMTHDTLPNAMSSGIHRVGETWLCVSRGVGTTRLPFRVFSPPEWIDLRLVRANEPE